Genomic segment of Umezawaea sp. Da 62-37:
CGCGGACCCGTGAAGTCGAAGCCGAACTGGACGAGGTGCTCGGCGAGACGCAGTTGCTCGCCTCGGCCGCCGTGCGCGACGCCGCGGACGGGCTCGGTGCGGTCGCCAAGGAGGCCGCGCATTCCGCCGCGCGGGAGTTCCTGGACGCCAGGACCGCGTTCCTCGATGCGGCCCGGACGGAATTCGGCATCCAGGTCTTCTGAGGTGCCGGTCGGGCGAGGGGCGGGCCGGGGGCTGACTCCGCGTCGGTGTGCCCGGTTCGAGGCCGTCTGTTCGCCGTGCCCGGTCGCCGACCGGCCTGGGGGGAACCGGTCGGCGACGCGGAGGAGTGGTCCGGCTGCGGTGAGGGGGGTCCTCAGCCGGACCTGAGTCGGGCCTTGATGTCGGTCTTCAGCACCTTGCCGACGGTGGAGCGGGGCAGGTCCGGCCAGATGTGGATCTGCTTGGGCGCCTTGTCGCTGCCGATGCGCTCCTTGACGAACGCGACCAGCTCGGCGGGGTCGGCGGTCATGTCCGGTTGGGGTTGGACGACGGCCACCACGCGTTCGCCCCACTTCTCGTCCGGGAGGCCGACGACACCGCAGTCGCGGACCGCGGGGTGGGCCATGAGGGCCTGTTCGACCTCCGCCGAGTAGACGTTGAAGCCGCCGGTGATGATCATGTCCTTGGCGCGGTCGACGATGAAGAGGTAGCCGTCGTCGTCGAGGTAGCCGATGTCGCCGGTGTGGTGCCAGCCGAACCTGGACGCCTCCGCGGTCGCCGACGGGTTCTTGTAGTAGCCGCGCATGACCAGGGAGCCGCGGACGACGATCTCGCCGCGCGAGCCGTTCGGGAGCAGTCCGCCCTCGTCGTCCATGACCGCGACGGTGACCAGTGGGCCGGGGCGGCCCGCCGAGGTGAGGCGGGCGCGGGCGATGGTGCCGTCGGGCAGGAAGTGGTCGGCCGGGGCCAGCATGGAGATCATCATGGGGGCTTCGGACTGGCCGAAGAGCTGGGCCATGACGGGGCCGATGGCGGTGAGGGCCTGTTCCAGTCTGGCGGGTGACATCGGGGCGGCGCCGTACCAGAAGCAGCGCAGCGAGGTCAGGTCCGTCGAGGTCAGGCGTTCGTGGGCGAGCAGCATGTAGATGAGCGTGGGCGGCAGGAACGTGTGCGTGACGCGGTGCCGTTCGACGAGTTCCAGGAACGAGCTGAGGTCGGGGGCGGGCATGACGACGATCTCGCCGCCCATGGCCATCACGGGGAAGCACAGCACGCCCGCCGCGTGGGTGAGCGGCGCCATGGCGAGGTACACCGGGCGCGGTTCGAACGGGTAGGCCATGAGCGTGAGTGCGGTCATCGCCTCGAGGTTGCGGTCGGTCAGCTGCACCCCCTTCGGCCTGCCGGTGGTGCCGCCGGTGCCGACGATCATGACCGTGTCGTCGGGCGGCGTGGCGTCGTAGTCGACGGCGGCGTCGCCGTCGCTGTCGAGCCAGGTGTCCAGGTCGTCCAGCGGCACCACGGTGGTCAGCAGCGGCAGCGCGGGCGCGATCTCGGCGACGAGGTCGGCGTAGGCGGGGGCGTGCAGCAGGGCCACGCAGTCGAACAGCTCCAGCAGCTCCCGGTTCTCCCCCGCCGCGTTGCGCGGGTTGATCGGGCACCACACGGCTCCGCGCCGGGCGATGCCGAACACGCAGGCGAACGCCGTCGGGTCGTTGCCCGACAGGATCCCGACCTTGTCGCCCGCCCGGACGCCCGCGCGGGCCAGCGCGCGGGCGACCGAGTGCGACAGTTCCTGCACGTCGCCGTAGGACAGCGACTTCCCGTCCATCGTCAGGCAGGGGGCGTCGCGTCCGAGCGACGCCCCCTTGTCCAGGTACGCCGTCAGGGACATGTCAGGTGTGCGCTTCCACGACGGGGTTGAGCACCAGGCCGAAGTTGCGCAGCACGCCGAGCAGCTCGCGGTGCCCGAACGCCTGGCACGCCGACGCGAACCCGACCCGCCGCGGCGCCTGCTGGAGCAGCGAGTACGCGGCGAACGCCTGGAGCAGACCCGTCTGCTTGTAGTTGGAGTTGCCGTGGATGGCCACGTGCACCCGGCCCAGCGGCCCGGAGGCGTGCACCGAGTCGATGGAGGTGTTGATCCGCGGGTTCTCCCTGGGCGGCATGTCGGCTTGGAGCCCGTTGGCGATGTCGGAGAGCGCGGCCTCCTGCGCGACCGGGTCG
This window contains:
- a CDS encoding long-chain fatty acid--CoA ligase; this encodes MSLTAYLDKGASLGRDAPCLTMDGKSLSYGDVQELSHSVARALARAGVRAGDKVGILSGNDPTAFACVFGIARRGAVWCPINPRNAAGENRELLELFDCVALLHAPAYADLVAEIAPALPLLTTVVPLDDLDTWLDSDGDAAVDYDATPPDDTVMIVGTGGTTGRPKGVQLTDRNLEAMTALTLMAYPFEPRPVYLAMAPLTHAAGVLCFPVMAMGGEIVVMPAPDLSSFLELVERHRVTHTFLPPTLIYMLLAHERLTSTDLTSLRCFWYGAAPMSPARLEQALTAIGPVMAQLFGQSEAPMMISMLAPADHFLPDGTIARARLTSAGRPGPLVTVAVMDDEGGLLPNGSRGEIVVRGSLVMRGYYKNPSATAEASRFGWHHTGDIGYLDDDGYLFIVDRAKDMIITGGFNVYSAEVEQALMAHPAVRDCGVVGLPDEKWGERVVAVVQPQPDMTADPAELVAFVKERIGSDKAPKQIHIWPDLPRSTVGKVLKTDIKARLRSG